A genomic window from Slackia heliotrinireducens DSM 20476 includes:
- a CDS encoding c-type heme family protein: MATPIRTKPLGIQGKLLLCLAALLVAFSVVGIIGGAVRSHDQSIEAASQKASALADQMDAVWDYIETHQGVVAETDEAATSANGYVCIISAKSVAARFSDMSESTIRYTSLQPRNTDDAPDDFERAAMELFEQDPTVVAYENVDNSTGTDQYRYLRPIRIEQSCLTCHGSPKGELDWLGYTKEGYAVGDLVGAISISEPMDTYYQASWREVGDWLALLLVGLAIATIVMFSVVDVVVLRPVSALSEAMHAFTNGETAHRVDEPRGNDEVAQLGRDFNGMADELEDLYSGLEQRVEQRTAELEGLNATLSDMLTNQQQNLELAVERLREEREAMARRSLEPLNLGEFVFDQAKYTVTKRGESISLTPKEFSILYTLACRAGEVVTQRELVEAAWGEDYTEQMAGLAVYVRRIRKKIEDNPAEPQFLLTVWGEGYTFKTGD; encoded by the coding sequence GTGGCCACACCCATACGGACAAAACCGCTCGGCATACAGGGGAAACTCCTGTTGTGCCTGGCTGCGCTTCTGGTGGCGTTCTCCGTCGTCGGCATCATCGGCGGCGCCGTGCGCAGCCACGACCAGAGCATCGAGGCGGCCTCGCAGAAGGCATCGGCTCTGGCCGACCAGATGGACGCCGTATGGGACTACATCGAGACGCACCAGGGCGTTGTCGCCGAAACCGACGAGGCTGCCACCAGCGCAAACGGGTACGTCTGCATCATTTCCGCCAAGTCGGTGGCGGCTCGGTTCAGCGACATGTCCGAAAGCACCATCCGCTACACGTCGCTTCAACCCCGCAACACCGATGATGCGCCGGACGACTTCGAACGCGCCGCCATGGAACTCTTCGAGCAGGACCCGACCGTCGTCGCGTACGAAAACGTGGACAACTCCACCGGCACCGACCAGTACCGGTACCTGCGCCCCATCCGCATCGAGCAGTCCTGCCTGACCTGCCACGGCTCCCCCAAGGGCGAGCTAGATTGGCTCGGCTACACCAAGGAAGGTTACGCGGTAGGCGACCTGGTGGGCGCCATCAGCATCAGCGAGCCCATGGACACCTACTACCAGGCATCCTGGAGGGAAGTGGGCGACTGGCTGGCGCTGCTCCTGGTGGGGCTTGCAATAGCCACCATCGTCATGTTCAGCGTGGTGGATGTGGTGGTGCTGCGCCCAGTGTCCGCCCTGTCCGAGGCCATGCACGCGTTCACGAATGGCGAAACGGCCCACCGGGTGGACGAGCCCCGCGGAAACGACGAAGTTGCCCAGCTCGGACGCGACTTCAACGGCATGGCCGACGAGCTGGAGGACCTGTACAGCGGGCTTGAGCAACGGGTGGAGCAGCGCACCGCCGAGCTGGAGGGGCTCAACGCCACGCTCTCGGACATGCTCACCAACCAGCAGCAGAACCTGGAGCTGGCCGTCGAGCGCCTGCGCGAGGAACGCGAAGCCATGGCACGGCGCTCCTTGGAGCCGCTCAATCTGGGCGAGTTCGTGTTCGATCAGGCTAAATACACGGTCACCAAGCGCGGCGAGTCCATTTCGCTCACGCCGAAGGAATTCAGCATCCTGTACACCTTGGCGTGCCGCGCCGGCGAAGTGGTGACCCAGCGCGAGCTGGTGGAGGCCGCCTGGGGCGAAGACTACACCGAGCAGATGGCCGGCCTTGCCGTGTACGTGCGCCGCATCCGCAAGAAGATCGAGGACAACCCCGCCGAGCCGCAGTTCCTGCTCACCGTGTGGGGCGAAGGCTACACCTTCAAAACGGGCGACTAG
- a CDS encoding glucose-6-phosphate isomerase yields the protein MLSCDCNGSYPSAQRLVDNKVASRVHAKDGGLYNFAEGMPEAAGSFMGWATLASQPPVSIEAIKAFAKQVRAEGYTSCLLIAQGGSSQAPMTITKYNKGDRYHFKFHVLDNVSPVRMHALTHNLNFEKTLVLVSSKSGGTIEVRSNLSIVYRLFTEALGEDAPQHFVAITDPGTQLETRALDEGWRAVFSGEPTVGGRFSALSVFCLVPAALIGLDLDQVIEKARAAEAACSADSLDNPAIGLASFMYDSMLEGRDKFSLITPKRARTFGLWIEQLVAESVGKNGKGILPNIEFDPLVLSIDHGDRTVIPYLVETPLDDERENFQLGLDRIDPAYPRRTYEVTDVTDLFAHFVMWEYATAMVGWLMELNPFDQPDVALPKAATLDILKSGMPQPSFTETFLGGIDLGKVEVTCSPAVAADNLHDALYNLFASIEPGDYFAFDAFVPFTGDNRREALEGIRRLVASELNVVSCLELGPRYLHSTGQLQKGGTNNGVFLVVSTGEIDDIPLEGLEAASLGELAKAQAAGDTAILIDRGRRVVHLHLPDNAGITLRLLEKAVTDIVFELKSGTRTGIWNA from the coding sequence ATGCTCTCCTGCGATTGCAATGGTTCGTATCCCTCCGCGCAACGCCTTGTCGACAACAAGGTGGCTAGTCGCGTGCACGCCAAAGACGGCGGCCTGTACAATTTCGCCGAAGGCATGCCCGAAGCCGCGGGCAGCTTCATGGGCTGGGCCACGCTGGCCAGCCAGCCGCCGGTATCCATCGAGGCGATCAAGGCCTTCGCCAAGCAAGTGCGTGCCGAAGGATACACGTCGTGCCTGCTAATAGCGCAGGGCGGCAGCTCCCAGGCACCCATGACCATCACCAAATACAACAAGGGCGACCGCTATCACTTTAAATTCCACGTGCTGGACAACGTGTCGCCCGTGCGCATGCACGCCCTGACCCACAACCTGAATTTCGAGAAGACCCTGGTGCTGGTGTCCAGCAAATCCGGCGGCACCATCGAAGTGCGCTCGAACCTGAGCATCGTGTATCGCCTGTTCACGGAGGCGTTGGGAGAAGACGCGCCGCAGCATTTCGTGGCGATCACCGACCCGGGCACGCAGCTTGAGACCCGCGCCTTGGACGAGGGCTGGCGAGCCGTGTTCAGCGGCGAACCCACCGTGGGCGGACGGTTCAGCGCGCTGTCGGTGTTCTGCCTGGTTCCGGCTGCACTCATCGGGCTGGACCTGGATCAGGTCATCGAGAAGGCCCGCGCCGCCGAGGCCGCCTGCTCCGCCGACAGCCTGGACAACCCCGCCATCGGCTTGGCCTCGTTCATGTACGACTCCATGCTCGAGGGTCGCGACAAGTTCAGCCTGATCACGCCCAAGCGCGCCCGTACCTTCGGTCTGTGGATCGAGCAGCTCGTGGCCGAAAGCGTCGGCAAGAACGGCAAGGGCATCCTGCCGAACATCGAGTTCGACCCGCTGGTGCTGAGCATCGACCACGGCGACCGCACGGTGATTCCCTACCTGGTCGAGACGCCGCTCGACGATGAGCGCGAGAACTTCCAGCTCGGCCTGGACCGCATCGATCCGGCATACCCGCGCCGCACCTACGAGGTGACGGATGTTACCGACCTGTTCGCCCACTTCGTCATGTGGGAATACGCCACCGCCATGGTGGGTTGGCTTATGGAGCTCAACCCCTTCGACCAGCCCGACGTGGCTCTGCCCAAGGCCGCCACGCTGGATATCCTGAAGTCCGGCATGCCGCAGCCCAGCTTTACCGAGACGTTCCTCGGCGGGATTGACCTTGGCAAAGTCGAAGTCACCTGCAGCCCCGCCGTGGCCGCTGACAACCTGCACGACGCGCTGTACAACCTGTTCGCATCCATCGAGCCCGGAGACTATTTCGCCTTCGACGCCTTCGTGCCCTTCACCGGCGACAACCGCCGCGAGGCGCTGGAGGGCATCCGCCGCCTGGTAGCCTCGGAGCTGAACGTAGTGTCTTGCCTAGAACTGGGCCCGCGCTATCTCCACTCCACCGGCCAGCTGCAGAAAGGCGGCACCAACAACGGTGTCTTCCTGGTGGTTTCGACAGGCGAAATCGACGATATCCCGCTGGAGGGGCTGGAGGCCGCATCCCTCGGCGAGCTGGCGAAAGCCCAGGCCGCAGGCGACACCGCCATCCTGATCGACCGCGGACGGCGCGTGGTGCACCTGCATCTGCCCGACAACGCCGGCATCACGCTGCGCCTATTGGAAAAGGCCGTGACCGACATCGTCTTCGAGCTGAAATCCGGCACCCGCACCGGCATCTGGAACGCATAG
- a CDS encoding TrpB-like pyridoxal phosphate-dependent enzyme, with protein MENQKNPYRIYLREDQIPTQYYNLRADMPEPPEPMRLPDGTVAQFEHLAPVFADELVRQELDNETRYVDIPEGIREMYKVYRPSPLCRAYNLEKALGTPAKIYYKFEGNNTSGSHKLNSALAQAYYAHEQGLTTITTETGAGQWGTALSEAAAHYGLNCDVFMVRASYEQKPFRRSVMQTFGAQVTPSPSQETEIGRKMYADEANRSGSLGTAISEAVERALHVPENKGRYQLGSVLNQVVLHQSIIGLESLAAFDELGEYPDVVIGCAGGGSNLGGLIAPFMRDKLTGEKPDTRFIAVEPASCPSLTRGRYAYDFADTGQTCPLVKMYTLGNGFIPSPDHAGGLRYHGMSPIISKLKHDGYLDAVSVKQTDVFAAAEEFAKLETILPAPESAHAICVAMEEARKCAETGEEKVILFGLTGTGYFDMTAYEAFNNGTMVDHVPTDEELERGFATIPAVPGIQDAGGAPVA; from the coding sequence ATGGAAAACCAGAAGAACCCCTACCGCATCTACCTGCGCGAAGACCAGATTCCCACGCAGTATTACAACCTGCGCGCCGACATGCCCGAGCCGCCCGAGCCCATGCGTCTGCCCGACGGCACAGTGGCGCAGTTCGAGCACTTGGCACCCGTGTTCGCCGACGAGCTGGTCCGCCAAGAGCTCGACAACGAGACGCGCTACGTGGACATCCCCGAGGGAATCCGCGAGATGTACAAGGTGTACCGCCCCAGCCCGCTGTGCCGTGCGTACAACTTGGAAAAGGCCCTGGGCACGCCGGCCAAGATCTACTACAAGTTCGAGGGAAACAACACGTCGGGCTCGCATAAGCTGAACTCGGCGCTGGCCCAGGCCTACTACGCCCATGAGCAGGGGTTGACCACCATCACCACCGAGACCGGAGCCGGCCAATGGGGCACCGCGCTGTCCGAGGCAGCCGCGCACTACGGGCTGAACTGCGACGTCTTCATGGTGCGCGCATCCTACGAGCAGAAGCCCTTCCGCCGTTCCGTCATGCAGACCTTCGGCGCCCAGGTCACGCCGTCGCCTTCACAGGAAACCGAAATCGGCCGCAAGATGTATGCCGACGAGGCGAACCGTTCCGGATCGCTGGGCACCGCCATTTCCGAGGCCGTGGAGCGCGCGCTGCATGTTCCCGAGAACAAGGGTCGCTACCAGCTGGGATCCGTGCTCAACCAGGTGGTGCTGCACCAGTCCATCATCGGTCTTGAAAGCCTGGCTGCCTTTGATGAGCTGGGCGAATATCCCGACGTGGTCATCGGCTGCGCTGGCGGCGGCTCCAACCTGGGCGGCCTGATCGCGCCGTTCATGCGTGACAAGCTGACCGGCGAAAAGCCCGATACGCGTTTCATCGCCGTGGAGCCCGCGAGCTGCCCGAGCCTGACCCGTGGCCGCTACGCCTACGACTTCGCCGATACGGGCCAGACCTGCCCGCTGGTCAAGATGTACACGCTGGGTAACGGGTTCATTCCCAGCCCCGATCATGCCGGCGGCCTGCGCTACCACGGCATGAGCCCTATCATCTCCAAGTTGAAGCATGACGGGTACCTGGACGCCGTCAGCGTGAAACAGACCGACGTGTTCGCGGCGGCCGAAGAGTTCGCCAAGTTGGAAACCATCCTGCCCGCGCCCGAAAGCGCTCATGCCATTTGCGTCGCCATGGAAGAGGCCCGCAAGTGCGCCGAAACCGGTGAGGAGAAGGTCATCCTGTTCGGCCTGACCGGCACCGGGTACTTCGACATGACGGCCTATGAGGCGTTCAACAACGGGACCATGGTCGACCACGTTCCCACCGACGAGGAGCTGGAGCGCGGATTTGCCACCATTCCTGCGGTGCCCGGCATCCAGGACGCAGGCGGCGCACCCGTGGCATAG
- the rlmKL gene encoding bifunctional 23S rRNA (guanine(2069)-N(7))-methyltransferase RlmK/23S rRNA (guanine(2445)-N(2))-methyltransferase RlmL, which translates to MPERADQLEFFARCASGFEDQLAAELTQIRCRRVRPLHGGVAFFGAYEDGLRACLHSRVATRVQLVLGRVSARNADALYDGVRALPWETLVAPGATIAMRATGQNSNLRNTQFTALKVKDAVCDRLAAERGARPDVDGSDPDFSVDILLHRDKATISLNLAGPVLHKRGYREPGVQTEAPLKETLAAGMLLAAGWDSMVADGMGFADPMCGSGTLAIEAALIATRAAPGLLRNRWGFTAYMPHDPAAWERLVAEAEAARVPAWESGVRILAGDMNEEAVAVARANAERAGVAELIEFYVDDAANLGTHLKRGRRLSGGLVACNPPYGHRLLSGEDLSQVYAALDSATAKLGGGWQLAIISPDEGVDTGLGRMPERSIACHNGPLDTSLRIYDLGKAAARLSIPSLSGSDSVVPVAEGASEQFAARFRKVAKERAKWARKAGVHSYRVYDADLPEYAFSVDVFRSAEDDGLLVRVEEHRAGSNVDADRANRRVFDGLAIVSAVLDVPRERVFCKRARQEKSRPAAEPVWVDVRESDFVFDMDIASQRECGLPLDMRPVRELLRAHAASKRFACLLAHGGAPSVYAAAGGAVSTVTVDPADPFLEQADHALYVNGFRGREHDLVCDDPLDWARREARAGRTYDLVFCDLSAFPSSRSHDLIADHMSVIQQIVRILSPEGKLVLTCHDRRFNLSDKAFGGHGLTAQDITADTIGHDFTRTPKIHRAFLIGHE; encoded by the coding sequence ATGCCCGAACGCGCCGACCAACTAGAGTTTTTCGCACGCTGCGCCAGCGGTTTCGAGGACCAGCTGGCAGCGGAGCTGACGCAGATTCGGTGCCGTCGGGTCAGGCCGCTTCACGGAGGCGTCGCGTTCTTCGGCGCCTACGAGGACGGGCTGCGCGCGTGCCTGCACAGCCGCGTGGCCACCCGCGTTCAGCTGGTGCTCGGCCGCGTGAGCGCCCGCAACGCCGATGCGCTGTACGACGGCGTGCGCGCGCTGCCCTGGGAGACGCTGGTCGCACCGGGCGCCACCATTGCCATGCGCGCCACGGGTCAGAATTCAAACTTGCGGAACACCCAGTTCACAGCCCTGAAAGTGAAAGATGCCGTGTGCGACCGGCTGGCCGCCGAGCGCGGGGCGCGTCCCGACGTGGACGGCTCCGACCCCGATTTCTCGGTCGACATCCTGCTGCATCGTGACAAGGCCACCATCTCGTTGAACCTGGCTGGTCCCGTGCTGCACAAGCGCGGCTACCGCGAGCCGGGCGTGCAGACTGAGGCACCTTTAAAGGAGACGCTGGCCGCAGGCATGCTGCTGGCGGCCGGCTGGGATTCGATGGTCGCCGACGGCATGGGATTCGCCGATCCCATGTGCGGCAGCGGCACCCTGGCCATCGAGGCAGCGCTGATCGCCACCCGCGCCGCGCCCGGCCTGCTGCGCAACCGCTGGGGCTTTACGGCGTATATGCCCCACGACCCTGCGGCGTGGGAGAGGCTTGTGGCCGAAGCGGAGGCGGCGCGCGTGCCCGCTTGGGAGTCGGGCGTTCGCATTCTCGCAGGTGACATGAATGAAGAAGCCGTTGCTGTGGCGCGGGCCAACGCCGAGCGCGCCGGGGTGGCAGAGCTTATCGAGTTCTACGTGGACGATGCCGCGAACTTGGGCACGCACCTGAAGCGGGGTCGCCGTTTGAGCGGCGGGCTTGTGGCGTGCAACCCGCCCTACGGGCATCGCCTGCTTTCGGGCGAGGATCTTTCGCAGGTGTATGCTGCGTTGGACAGCGCCACGGCTAAGCTTGGTGGCGGGTGGCAGCTGGCTATTATTTCGCCTGATGAGGGAGTCGATACGGGGCTGGGGCGTATGCCTGAGCGGTCGATTGCCTGCCACAACGGCCCGCTGGACACGAGCCTTCGCATATACGATTTGGGCAAGGCAGCTGCGAGGCTTTCAATCCCGTCGCTGTCTGGGTCCGATTCCGTTGTGCCAGTGGCCGAAGGCGCAAGCGAGCAGTTCGCCGCACGTTTTCGCAAAGTGGCCAAGGAGCGCGCCAAGTGGGCCCGCAAAGCCGGGGTGCACAGTTACCGAGTCTACGACGCCGACCTGCCCGAATACGCGTTTTCGGTCGACGTGTTCCGCAGCGCCGAAGACGACGGGCTGCTGGTGCGTGTGGAGGAGCATCGCGCCGGCTCGAACGTGGATGCCGACCGGGCGAACCGCCGTGTTTTCGACGGTCTGGCCATTGTTTCCGCCGTGTTGGATGTGCCGCGTGAGCGGGTGTTTTGCAAGCGTGCTCGCCAGGAGAAGAGCCGCCCGGCCGCAGAGCCGGTGTGGGTCGACGTGCGCGAGTCGGATTTCGTGTTCGACATGGATATCGCCTCGCAGCGCGAGTGCGGTTTGCCGCTGGACATGCGTCCTGTGAGGGAACTCCTGCGCGCCCATGCCGCCAGCAAGCGTTTTGCCTGCTTGCTGGCCCATGGCGGGGCGCCTTCGGTGTATGCCGCGGCTGGCGGCGCCGTAAGCACCGTGACGGTGGACCCGGCCGATCCATTCCTGGAGCAGGCCGATCACGCTCTTTATGTCAACGGATTCCGTGGCCGCGAGCACGACCTGGTGTGCGACGACCCTCTGGATTGGGCTCGCCGCGAAGCGCGAGCTGGCCGCACGTACGACCTGGTGTTTTGCGACCTGTCGGCATTCCCTTCGTCTCGCAGCCACGATTTGATTGCCGACCACATGTCTGTAATCCAACAAATAGTACGCATCTTGTCGCCCGAAGGAAAACTGGTTCTGACCTGCCATGATCGCAGGTTCAATCTGTCGGACAAGGCTTTCGGCGGCCACGGTCTAACGGCGCAGGACATTACCGCAGACACCATCGGCCACGATTTCACCCGCACGCCGAAGATTCACCGGGCTTTCCTGATTGGCCACGAATAA
- the hypE gene encoding hydrogenase expression/formation protein HypE: MKDETVLLGHGSGGTMMKRIIDDVFAASYGSEELAQGNDAAVLTAPAPGERLSFSTDTFVVTPHFFPGGDIGRLAVCGTVNDVATSGAEVKYLSVGMVLEEGFPMEELQRVCASIKTAAEEAGVHVVTGDTKVVNRGHGDGVYINTAGIGFIPEGRNLSGANCQVGDVILISGTLGDHGITVMSQREDLSFSTDLKSDAAPLNHLIADVLAAAPDARCFRDPTRGGLASTLNELAEQSGVDMVVRENDVPVKPAVLGACEMLGYDVFQVANEGKMVCVVPPEQAEAALAAMRGNVYGADAAIIGQVEASKPERGNKVFLETGFGSRRILDMLVGEQLPRIC, encoded by the coding sequence ATGAAGGACGAAACGGTATTGCTGGGCCACGGGTCCGGCGGAACCATGATGAAGCGCATCATCGACGACGTGTTCGCCGCCTCCTACGGGTCGGAGGAGCTGGCCCAGGGCAACGATGCGGCAGTGCTGACGGCTCCCGCCCCAGGTGAGCGCCTCTCCTTCTCCACGGACACCTTCGTGGTCACGCCTCATTTCTTCCCCGGCGGCGACATCGGCCGCTTGGCCGTGTGCGGCACCGTCAACGACGTCGCAACCAGCGGAGCCGAGGTCAAGTACCTCTCCGTGGGCATGGTGCTGGAAGAGGGCTTCCCCATGGAGGAGCTTCAGCGCGTGTGCGCTAGCATCAAGACCGCAGCCGAAGAGGCAGGCGTGCATGTGGTCACCGGCGACACCAAGGTGGTCAACCGCGGGCACGGCGACGGCGTTTACATCAACACCGCCGGCATCGGGTTCATCCCCGAGGGCCGCAACCTGTCCGGCGCGAATTGCCAGGTGGGCGACGTCATTCTGATCTCCGGCACGCTGGGCGACCACGGCATCACGGTCATGAGTCAGCGCGAGGACCTGTCCTTCTCCACGGACCTCAAATCTGACGCGGCGCCGCTCAACCACCTGATCGCCGACGTGCTGGCGGCCGCGCCCGACGCGCGGTGCTTCCGCGACCCCACCCGCGGCGGCTTGGCCTCCACCCTCAACGAGCTGGCCGAACAGAGCGGCGTGGACATGGTGGTCCGCGAAAACGACGTGCCCGTGAAGCCCGCCGTGCTGGGCGCCTGCGAAATGCTGGGCTACGACGTGTTCCAGGTTGCCAACGAGGGCAAGATGGTGTGCGTCGTGCCGCCTGAACAGGCCGAAGCCGCCTTGGCGGCCATGCGCGGCAACGTCTACGGCGCCGACGCGGCCATCATCGGCCAGGTGGAAGCAAGCAAACCAGAACGCGGCAACAAGGTGTTCCTGGAAACCGGTTTCGGGAGCAGGCGCATCTTGGACATGCTCGTCGGCGAACAACTGCCCCGCATCTGCTAA
- a CDS encoding Spy0128 family protein has product MIVAVACALMLAGAPSVAFGADGGLQVSQSYSESGDVPESVTGSFDYALTATSEGAAMPEGSSGNTYAFSLDGDGASITFPVQGSGPYALVFEHTGVYSYELTCTSTPSADGMTVDNSTYTVRICVDNAADGGLQMGWVEVRDENGEKPDEVCYSHSFEGAEPAPGPEPEPEPSPEPTPSPNPKPDSGPFHLPFNLPQTGDPVWMLIQMSGALCICAIAALVLAAAGKRRAKAAALRDSQSDK; this is encoded by the coding sequence TTGATTGTCGCTGTTGCCTGCGCCCTTATGCTTGCCGGAGCGCCTTCGGTGGCGTTTGGTGCGGATGGGGGCTTGCAGGTGAGCCAGTCGTATTCCGAGTCGGGCGACGTTCCCGAGTCGGTAACGGGCTCGTTCGACTACGCGCTTACGGCTACGTCCGAGGGCGCTGCGATGCCGGAGGGTTCATCGGGCAATACGTACGCGTTCTCGCTTGACGGCGATGGCGCATCCATCACATTCCCCGTGCAGGGTTCGGGCCCCTATGCGCTCGTGTTCGAGCACACAGGGGTGTATTCCTACGAGCTGACCTGCACAAGCACGCCAAGCGCAGACGGAATGACCGTTGACAACAGCACGTACACGGTCCGCATCTGCGTGGACAACGCGGCCGATGGCGGATTGCAGATGGGCTGGGTTGAGGTCCGTGACGAAAACGGCGAGAAACCCGACGAGGTCTGCTACAGCCACTCGTTCGAGGGCGCAGAGCCTGCGCCGGGTCCGGAGCCTGAGCCCGAGCCGAGTCCGGAACCCACGCCGAGCCCGAATCCGAAACCGGATTCCGGCCCGTTCCACCTGCCGTTCAACTTGCCGCAGACGGGCGACCCTGTTTGGATGCTTATCCAGATGAGCGGTGCGTTGTGCATATGCGCAATTGCAGCGCTGGTCCTGGCTGCAGCTGGGAAGCGCCGCGCCAAGGCGGCTGCTCTTAGGGACAGTCAAAGCGACAAATAA
- a CDS encoding ammonia-forming cytochrome c nitrite reductase subunit c552, which translates to MKASKKTTAAIVVGLVAVLALSMFAIGCKGGNEATVTHSDDTAATADESTMRGYAEQFPLEYNSSQMTRVNAKGFTIGHDVGTLRDICERPVMRDVNGDIEWNEDGTMSVFTSEYDEESGQYIVPDLTDEQLEELNLKSGCVACKSSKFNDIYAAQGPAAYGNVYNGEARAIVNDEYWDCAMCHDGTPSADNVGPQLVYFQALGEGLVEQLDPKMAVCAQCHNSYDYRSRIQTEEDLATFKPYRYGNDIDAVFQSAYEDEVNFFENDLGLPESYVVHPNVEGYMSTKHNAMGVTCVDCHMPVTVDEETGTEYRSHFSANSPLESEDSLNYCLTCHKSQGIESTEAMVDFVRGKQEVLAGDIETLKADIDAYGTALSEAIASGSMSDADVEQAKMDYAKATWYYQTLVTGPYESLGSQIAMLDTADILTKAHAAIDEGTGLIG; encoded by the coding sequence ATGAAAGCCAGCAAAAAGACAACCGCCGCCATCGTCGTAGGCCTGGTTGCCGTTCTTGCGCTGAGCATGTTCGCCATCGGTTGCAAGGGCGGAAACGAAGCCACTGTCACCCACAGTGACGACACCGCCGCAACCGCAGACGAAAGCACCATGAGAGGGTATGCTGAGCAGTTCCCGCTGGAGTACAACTCCAGCCAAATGACGCGCGTGAACGCCAAAGGCTTCACCATCGGCCACGACGTAGGCACGCTGCGCGACATCTGCGAACGCCCCGTCATGCGTGACGTGAACGGCGACATCGAATGGAACGAAGACGGCACCATGAGCGTCTTCACCAGCGAATACGACGAAGAATCCGGTCAGTACATCGTACCTGATCTGACCGACGAGCAGCTCGAGGAGCTGAACCTGAAGTCTGGCTGCGTTGCATGCAAGAGCTCCAAGTTCAACGACATCTATGCTGCTCAGGGCCCCGCCGCATACGGCAACGTGTACAACGGCGAAGCCCGCGCCATCGTCAACGACGAGTATTGGGATTGCGCCATGTGCCACGACGGCACCCCGTCGGCCGACAACGTAGGCCCGCAGCTGGTCTACTTCCAGGCCCTGGGCGAGGGCTTGGTCGAGCAGCTCGACCCCAAGATGGCCGTCTGCGCGCAGTGCCACAACAGCTACGACTACCGTAGCCGCATCCAGACCGAAGAAGATCTGGCCACCTTCAAGCCCTATCGCTACGGCAACGACATCGACGCCGTGTTCCAGAGCGCTTACGAGGACGAGGTCAACTTCTTCGAGAACGACCTGGGTCTGCCCGAGAGCTACGTCGTGCACCCCAACGTCGAGGGATACATGAGCACCAAGCACAACGCCATGGGCGTGACCTGTGTCGATTGTCATATGCCCGTGACCGTTGACGAAGAAACCGGTACCGAGTACCGCAGCCACTTCAGCGCCAACAGCCCGCTGGAGAGCGAAGATTCCCTGAACTACTGCCTGACCTGCCACAAGAGCCAGGGCATTGAGAGCACCGAGGCCATGGTCGATTTCGTCCGCGGCAAGCAGGAAGTGCTCGCAGGCGACATCGAAACCCTGAAGGCCGACATCGACGCATATGGCACCGCCCTCTCCGAGGCCATTGCAAGCGGATCGATGAGCGACGCTGACGTCGAGCAGGCCAAGATGGACTACGCGAAGGCCACCTGGTACTACCAGACTCTGGTGACCGGCCCCTACGAGAGCCTGGGCAGCCAGATCGCCATGCTGGACACGGCTGACATCCTGACCAAGGCACATGCCGCCATTGACGAAGGAACCGGCCTGATCGGCTAA